In Vespa velutina chromosome 1, iVesVel2.1, whole genome shotgun sequence, the following proteins share a genomic window:
- the LOC124954736 gene encoding uncharacterized protein LOC124954736 isoform X7 — MLVPPVAQGGTGDRPVGDAGGRAQQSSGPAGTATLWPLAPAQPNQVPNQQSQGIPPLAATPAPAHNQGVSRYGLYSLFPGGGGGSYVAATPATPGPPTPARAYHATTHKERTVSESVFSAAVGVGVGGYTWGAPTPPPGSPYSPVPVTQLELLAKNLASLAPPGQQALSLQGVGVNVGSLHHAQHTQHTQHTLNLAGLHHLHHEGLHQNTFSPQLSLVTGNAPTLTINSFSPNSTGNVVPTTGVLLQEYQSPTGSTATGCSIAVNGSSCPTSSTSSAMVVQGGNQVVQTAAKKREAFLSSQGQPVKLENKSTRQPCVCRNSNGKTKVVHSDAGCSRTLPVASSWNGQDANNGVNSNTNNNSLVKREPLASVPCQVAEVSTSLHATTTSVKIEPVPPKSENGIVVSNANAGGIPVGIAMARQRSQHQETSASMRNVSLSHHTSHHASYHHFQPDNLVPSLVWALSSGSSSTAMTVGGATLVHCGGGGGEERPAHLAIPSGALAPSLNAALGSSLGPNLGPSLGSGLNSTLNSSLNSTLGSTATAAATTAWPPTLWQYPASAAAAAAAAAAAAAAMPMEPVGFPQMGVGVQGGLQLVRDPSSGHLLLIHAAEQMQQAVVWPNYPNHNGGNVAPPSLLLPPPPPSLQLLSDIGGARLVLTESKRKQQSTLPIVKIEADCGTSPTTIIKNITIIYYCKKKNSRDQTMTTTTATQSKSSSTESTKALQSVTSVTGTLVPDAPLVTTLHYYPHAPALVQISQTEPTHCRSQATSPVSCLTPPPEVTTIHAIEPPQMTPMVGVQDASNQTEAPEAEQEQDMPMETQVKQEQNLSPCQLQCASTATNLTTTTTTTTTNLTNLTNFEIVAATPEKMCNVVRITTTTTTVNPTVCGIVGKVDKAENTIINMADCPKYSITRECRSVTSIDRTIERVVSRQDDLEQDEEEDSRHDRSTINDDDDCYDNGRSPICRDARTGPRIIEITEENCDSFHENLEFFGTRRDRSTDRLRDRRRSYAIDNTQEQHQNREEEKKIIVEEPMIDRIAEESRGTVIHQVIAKLSPETSCCESQRKEEMYPESKVIVDSTSNNGPQSMTTTTTTTTTSSQNIPDCESCGKNRDVRPQMVVQQNPEVKPQISVKSFDMPNIDCDDQELETVVIKQEADDGSFDEQNSKFENVSTIEKPKDSMKRHSVERSHPGIENVVEKLKKNAAAAMQESSCPLQKIDESKERNVDNSRSRRHSETMPRKLENGLKKHILRSCENEKLLNEKRENIERSEIEGSSEKDSSSLAYSREYLHNDNNNDSRSNNNNIKNINDKEYVIRKRLAVACESKVKDDVSEVNASPPKKSRLDRASNADDDTVFLSATIVDNQSTKLKLAISTKQKSNVDLSGLELLSNSIEQFEHLKPEAQNCSTPDLEKSPSRGKLISPQGESNNNNVDSPLGLLCALAEQRFMEEVGDKVPRKLNLESSEEISRAGRLLLNLGRTSLEKERKRLDKRKSTDGDDENYEKSKRLKADVVYETTDDGKNSSIRYYEKCGKSRRHGARFQEDMVFRVKEKPNRSIDLAEENGIDDEETSSLAERFVRERERVQKFDKENNDLDYDRKKETLERYDQQYDRFCGNDRCYRDVSKEDALTDSETENDKTVCSTTRLEEEVDVNTQKRQESIDERNRQVKLDAKANVGKKLHTEEDGDWPNMDAMELDMRVRLADIQRQYREKQKELSRLTPKKEDKRSPGRPRKKSHSSSSEHGTLSSPPILEPAVPCQKSPSHSPDGAPPPLTSAVLAMPRCNVNLVKLGEPRSHIKLLDSIPSIPIPVPPVASPITVLPTSKIQSEDDDKSTGRMEYDTSSPAPTVASSSSASKKRKVGRPRKLMCTSGNTRHFTETIVAKKPKSKSSLVGYLLSPKNRHLQTKYIAKSGYTPLPFKTGMLSLKASSKNHKSVKAKMKPAKQTPLHNKNVISSIIAEKAKLSHEVKLDKHSNKVRPKLKAEAKVKTWEDDESTVVENISSDTMSQEILEEKNVEQPEEEEREEEVEREMERNKHDKSKKKKQKSISSSPSRHKSSDRDKKESKRRKSSDCKDCKECAKVAKAERTESIINRCKLTSAHLAIDQLRVLTAMGGLFYAGRLSAVQAPDVYAITLDGERGNRPHIHSREEILRDAIVEVCPSSTKELPPGTRLCAYWSEQYRCLYPGTSVEPTEPDPELDEKFVSVEFDDGDSGRIALDDIRLLQPDYPVVEYDPNPLLSLGKRRRQTSVSIEDKRSSINTISGTTSNSLTSTVSSTTSSHISSFDGASIERHKTDDISAKALDDYRERKRLKKRRKDKLKRQHEAQEGKKKHKRHKGCEEHRKHKHRKHRKHKHKHSHHCNHSEGSHISSGESCCGQKSEDEPNKETPAKVEEEEEEEEDEEEEEEESEEMTVLEEEPEPVPEPIEVIVREEKIEKPKKSDKKGKVRERQESVESRSKMAAFLPARQLWGWAGRGYRRPGAKGRAKKQFFRAIQRGNETIQIGDSAVFLSTGRPDRPYIGRIESMWETSSSNMIVKVKWFYHPEETVGCPTNLKYPGALFESPHMDENDVQTISHKCEVLPLDEYTEKLGKEPHRYLTIYDNNDIYYLAGYYDPTTYLLSMQPGVV; from the exons TTTCAGAGAGCGTATTCTCTGCTGCTGTTGGCGTTGGTGTTGGTGGATACACCTGGGGTGCTCCCACGCCACCCCCTGGATCACCCTACAGCCCTGTCCCTGTGACTCAGCTTGAACTACTCGCCAAGAATTTGGCGAGTTTGGCGCCTCCTGGTCAACAGGCGTTGAGCCTTCAGGGTGTCGGTGTTAATGTTGGCAGTCTTCATCATGCGCAGCATACTCAGCATACGCAGCACACCCTCAATCTTGCTGGACTTCATCATCTGCACCATG AAGGTCTACATCAGAACACTTTCTCGCCCCAACTCTCCCTGGTGACCGGTAACGCTCCGACATTGACGATCAATAGCTTTTCACCAAATTCGACGGGTAACGTCGTGCCGACGACGGGGGTGTTGCTCCAGGAGTATCAGTCACCGACAGGCTCGACAGCCACCGGTTGTTCCATCGCAGTGAACGGTTCCTCATGTCCAACGAGTTCGACGAGTAGCGCGATGGTCGTCCAGGGTGGCAACCAGGTTGTCCAGACTGCCGCGAAGAAACGAGAAGCCTTCCTCTCGAGTCAAGGTCAACCGGTGAAACTGGAGAACAAGTCGACGAGGCAGCCCTGCGTTTGCAGGAACAGCAACG GTAAAACGAAAGTGGTTCATTCGGATGCAGGCTGTAGCAGGACGTTGCCCGTCGCATCGTCCTGGAATGGACAGGATGCGAATAATGGCGTTAATTCTAATACGAACAATAATAGCCTCGTGAAGAGAGAACCTTTGGCCTCAGTGCCATGTCAGGTTGCAGAGGTTTCGACCTCTCTTCATGCCACCACTACCTCTGTTAAGATCGAGCCGGTTCCTCCGAAATCGGAAAATG GTATAGTGGTATCGAATGCGAACGCAGGTGGAATACCAGTTGGAATTGCAATGGCAAGACAGAGATCGCAACATCAGGAAACCTCGGCGTCCATGCGGAATGTCTCCCTCAGTCATCATACGTCGCATCATGCAAGTTATCATCACTTTCAACCTGACAATCTTG TCCCATCGCTAGTTTGGGCCCTGTCGTCAGGTTCATCGAGTACAGCCATGACGGTAGGCGGCGCTACTCTCGTCCACTGTGGCGGAGGTGGTGGGGAAGAACGTCCGGCCCACCTCGCCATTCCTTCGGGTGCTTTGGCGCCCTCGTTGAACGCGGCCCTCGGTTCGAGTCTCGGCCCGAATCTCGGCCCGAGTCTTGGCTCCGGCCTGAATTCCACCTTGAATTCCAGCTTGAATTCCACTCTCGGCAGTACCGCAACGGCCGCGGCCACTACCGCGTGGCCTCCCACGCTTTGGCAGTATCCGGCCTCGGCCGCGGCCGCTGCCGCCGCTGCTGCCGCCGCAGCTGCAG CGATGCCCATGGAACCCGTAGGGTTCCCACAGATGGGTGTCGGTGTGCAGGGAGGTTTGCAGTTGGTCAGAGATCCATCCAGCGGtcatcttcttttaattcacGCAGCCG AACAAATGCAGCAGGCTGTGGTCTGGCCGAATTATCCAAATCACAATGGCGGAAACGTAGCACCCCCGTCCCTTTTGTTACCGCCGCCACCACCGTCCCTTCAACTTTTAAGCGACATAGGCGGCGCTAGATTGGTCCTTAccgaaagcaaaagaaaacaacagaGCACTTTGCCAATCGTCAAGATCGAGGCGGATTGTGGTACGAGTCCGACAACCataataa AAAACATTACGATAATCTATtattgcaagaaaaaaaattcacgagACCAGACAATGACCACAACGACTGCAACGCAATCTAAATCAT CGTCGACGGAATCGACGAAGGCATTGCAGAGCGTGACATCGGTGACGGGCACTCTAGTGCCAGATGCACCGCTCGTAACGACTCTTCATTACTACCCACATGCACCGGCTTTGGTGCAGATTAGTCAAACGGAGCCCACGCATTGTAGGTCGCAG GCAACCTCGCCGGTATCCTGTCTGACACCACCACCAGAAGTGACGACGATCCATGCGATCGAGCCACCGCAAATGACACCGATGGTCGGCGTTCAGGATGCTTCAAATCAAACGGAAGCGCCAGAAGCCGAACAGGAACAGGATATGCCAATGGAGACTCAGGTGAAACAGGAGCAAAATCTTAGCCCGTGTCAGCTTCAATGTGCTAGTACCGCGACGAATcttacgacgactacgactactacAACGACGAATTTGACGAATCTAACGAATTTCGAGATCGTCGCGGCGACTCCAGAAAAGATGTGCAATGTCGTCAggataacaacgacaacgaccaCGGTCAATCCTACCGTATGCGGTATAGTTGGCAAGGTCGATAAAGCAGAGAATACGATCATCAACATGGCTGATTGTCCAAAATATTCTATCACAAGGGAATGCAGAAGCGTCACGTCGATCGATAGAACGATCGAACGTGTCGTAAGTCGTCAAGATGATTTGGAGCAGGACGAGGAAGAAGATTCGAGGCACGATCGTTCGACGatcaacgatgacgacgattgCTACGATAATGGCAGATCACCGATATGCAGAGACGCAAGAACTGGTCCTAGAATCATCGAAATCACCGAGGAAAACTGTGACAGTTTCCATGAGAATTTGGAGTTCTTTGGTACGCGACGGGATCGTTCAACCGATCGTCTTCGAGATCGTCGACGAAGTTATGCGATCGATAACACGCAAGAGCAACATCAAAACCgtgaggaggaaaagaagatcaTTGTAGAGGAG CCGATGATCGATCGTATCGCCGAAGAATCGAGAGGTACAGTAATACATCAAGTTATCGCCAAACTATCACCGGAAACGTCTTGTTGCGAGTCacaaaggaaagaggaaatgtACCCGGAATCAAAGGTGATCGTCGATTCGACGTCGAATAACGGGCCGCAatcaatgacgacgacgacaacgacgacgactacgtcGTCTCAGAATATACCCGATTGCGAGAGCTGCGGGAAAAATCGCGATGTCCGTCCTCAAATGGTTGTTCAACAAAATCCAGAAGTGAAGCCGCAAATCAGTGTGAAATCTTTCGATATGCCTAACATCGATTGCGACGATCAAGAATTGGAAACTGTGGTTATCAAGCAGGAAGCCGACGATGGTTCCTTCGACGaacaaaattcaaaatttgaGAATGTATCGACAATAGAGAAGCCAAAGGATTCAATGAAGAGACATTCGGTTGAACGATCTCATCCAGGTATCGAGAACGTTGTcgagaaattgaagaaaaatgcgGCCGCCGCTATGCAAGAATCTTCCTGTCCATTACAAAAGATCGATGAATCTAAAGAACGTAACGTTGATAATTCGCGTTCTAGAAGACACTCGGAAACGATGCCGAGAAAGTTGGAGAACGGTTTGAAGAAGCATATATTGAGATCctgtgaaaatgaaaaattgttgaacGAGAAACGTGAGAATATCGAACGATCCGAGATCGAAGGATCTTCGGAGAAAGATTCTAGCAGTTTAGCTTATTCGAGAGAATATTTacataacgacaataataacgacagtaggagtaacaataacaatatcaagAATATAAACGACAAGGAATACGTCATCAGGAAAAGGTTAGCAGTTGCCTGCGAGTCGAAGGTCAAGGACGATGTATCTGAGGTAAATGCGAGTCCACCGAAAAAAAGTCGTTTAGATAGAGCATCGAATGCCGATGACGACACGGTTTTCTTATCGGCCACCATTGTCGACAATCAAAGCACGAAATTGAAATTGGCCATTTCGACGAAGCAAAAATCGAACGTCGATCTCAGCGGCTTAGAATTGCTCTCGAATAGTATCGAACAGTTCGAGCATTTGAAACCGGAGGCACAGAATTGTTCGACTCCGGATCTCGAGAAATCGCCTAGCAGAGGGAAACTGATCTCTCCTCAGGGTGagagcaataataataacgtcgaTAGTCCCCTCGGTTTGCTGTGTGCTCTGGCTGAGCAGAGATTCATGGAAGAGGTTGGAGACAAAGTGCCGAGAAAGCTCAATCTCGAGAGTTCAGAAGAAATATCGAGAGCCGGTAGGCTGTTGTTAAATCTTGGAAGGACGAGTttggagaaggaaagaaagagattggataaaagaaaaagtacggATGGAGACGATGAGAATTATGAGAAATCGAAGAGACTTAAAGCCGATGTTGTATACGAGACAACAGACGATGGAAAGAATTCATCGATACGTTATTACGAGAAATGTGGTAAAAGTAGAAGACACGGAGCTAGATTTCAAGAAGACATGGTATtcagagtgaaagagaaaccAAACAGAAGTATAGATCTCGCTGAGGAAAATGGTATCGACGATGAGGAAACTTCTTCGTTGGCGGAAAGATTTGTACGAGAACGTGAACGCGTTCAAAAGTtcgataaggaaaataacgatttggattatgatagaaagaaggaaacattGGAACGTTACGATCAACAGTACGATCGATTTTGCGGAAATGATAGATGTTATCGTGATGTATCAAAGGAAGATGCCTTGACAGATTCCGAAACGGAAAACGACAAGACAGTTTGTTCTACTACGAGATTAGAGGAGGAAGTAGATGTAAATACgcaaaaaagacaagaatccATAGATGAGAGAAATAGGCAAGTAAAATTGGATGCAAAAGCGAATGTTGGTAAAAAGTTACATACGGAGGAAGATGGGGATTGGCCAAATATGGATGCAATGGAGTTGGATATGAGAGTGAGATTGGCGGATATTCAAAGACAATAcagagaaaagcaaaaggaacTATCGAGGTTGACGCCAAAGAAGGAGGACAAGAGAAGTCCAGGTAGACCGAGAAAGAAGAGCCATTCATCGAg ttCCGAACACGGtactctctcttctcctcccaTTTTGGAACCAGCAGTCCCTTGTCAAAAGTCTCCGTCTCATTCTCCTGACGGAGCTCCACCGCCATTAACGTCAGCAGTCTTGGCCATGCCAAGATGTAACGTGAATCTTGTGAAACTCGGTGAACCTCGAAGTCACATTAAACTTTTGGATAGTATACCGAGTATACCTATACCAGTACCACCGGTTGCTTCGCCTATCACGGTTTTACCAACGAGCAAGATACAATCAGAGGACGACGACAAGAGTACTGGAAGG atgGAATACGATACATCTTCGCCAGCACCAACCGTAGCAAGTTCTAGTTCAGCATCAAAGAAACGTAAAGTTGGCCGCCCCAGAAAACTTATGTGCACGTCAGGGAATACAAGACACTTTACAGAAACTATTGTTGCGAAAAAACCAAAAAGCAAAAGTTCCCTCGTGGGTTATTTGTTGTCGCCGAAAAACAGGCATCTTCAAACCAAG TACATCGCCAAGTCGGGTTATACTCCCCTACCCTTTAAAACCGGAATGTTGTCCTTAAAAGCTTCCTCCAAGAATCACAAATCAGTCAAGGCGAAGATGAAACCCGCGAAACAAACTCCGCTgcataataaaaatgtcatcAGTTCGATTATCGCGGAGAAGGCTAAACTAAGTCACGAAGTTAAGTTGGATAAACACAGTAATAAGGTAAGACCAAAACTGAAAGCCGAGGCAAAGGTAAAAACCTGGGAGGACGACGAGAGTACTGtcgttgaaaatatatcgTCGGATACCATGAGCCAGGAAATTCTTGAG gaaaaaaatgttgaacaaccagaggaggaagagagggaggaggaagtcgagagagagatggaaaggaATAAGCACGataaatcgaagaagaagaaacaaaagtcTATCTCGTCGTCCCCGAGTCGACATAAATCGAGCGATCGCGATAAGAAGGAATCTAAACGTCGAAAATCGTCCGATTGTAAAGATTGTAAGGAATGTGCGAAGGTTGCTAAAGCGGAAAGAACAGAAAGCATTATTAATAGATGTAAGCTAACGTCGGCTCACTTGGCCATTGATCAGTTAAGAGTTCTGACGGCTATGGGTGGTCTCTTTTATGCCGGAAGACTTAGCGCTGTTCAAGCTCCAGATGTTTACGCTATTACTCTTGATGGCGAACGAGGGAATAGACCTCATATTCATTCAAGGGAAGAGATTTTACGGGACGCg atcgTAGAGGTATGTCCAAGTTCAACGAAAGAATTACCACCCGGTACGAGACTTTGTGCTTATTGGAGCGAGCAATACAGATGTCTTTATCCAGGAACATCGGTCGAACCTACCGAACCAGATCCCGAACTCGATGAGAAATTTGTCAGTGTTGAATTCGATGATGGCGATAGCGGTAGAATAGCTTTGGATGACATCAGATTACTTCAGCCTGATTATCCTGTTGTTG AATACGATCCAAATCCTCTTTTATCTTTGGGCAAACGTCGTCGACAGACCTCGGTTTCgatagaagataaaagatcGTCCATAAATACTATATCTGGTACAACATCGAATAGTTTAACATCTACGGTTTCTTCCACAACTTCCTCTCACATTTCCTCTTTCGATGGAGCCTCGATAGAACGGCACAAAACGGATGATATCAGTGCAAAGGCATTGGATGATTATCGTGAACGTAAGCGTttgaagaagaggagaaaggataAATTGAAGAGACAGCACGAGGctcaagaaggaaagaagaaacataagAGGCACAAGGGTTGCGAAGAGCATAGAAAGCACAAGCATAGGAAACATAGAAAGCATAAGCATAAACATAGCCATCATTGCAATCATAGCGAAGGAAGTCATATAAG TAGCGGGGAAAGTTGTTGTGGTCAAAAAAGTGAAGATGAACCAAATAAAGAGACTCCGGCAAAGgttgaagaggaagaggaagaggaagaagacgaggaagaggaagaagaggaaagtgAAGAAATGACTGTTTTGGAAGAAGAACCTGAACCAGTTCCCGAACCAATTGAAGTTATAGTAAGGgaggaaaagatagaaaagccgaaaaaatctgataaaaaaggaaaagtacgAGAGAGACAGGAGTCGGTGGAAAGTCGAAGTAAAATGGCTGCATTCTTGCCTGCGAGACAATTATGGGGATGGGCTGGTAGGGGTTACAGGAGACCTGGTGCAAAAGGAAGAGctaagaaacaatttttccGAGCCATTCAAAGGGGAAACGAAACTATTCAGATAGGTGATAGTGCAGTTTTCCTTTCTACTGGTAGACCAGATAGACCATACATAGGACGTATAGAGTCTATGTGGGAAACATCAAGTTCTAATATGATAGTTAAAGTTAAGTGGTTCTATCATCCTGAAGAAACAGTAGGATGTCCAACCAATCTAAAGTATCCg ggTGCTCTATTCGAATCCCCTCATATGGATGAAAATGATGTACAAACTATTTCGCACAAATGCGAAGTATTACCGTTGGACGAATATACAGAAAAACTGGGAAAAGAACCTCATAGATATCTTACCATctatgataacaacgatatctACTATTTGGCCGGATATTACGATCCGACGACGTACCTTCTATCTATGCAACCTGGGGTTGTTTGA